Sequence from the Microbacterium sp. 1.5R genome:
GGGTTCATGCGGTTCATTCTTCGGACCGCGCGGCCCGAACTTCGCCTCTCTTGACAGCCGACGGGATCCCGATGTAAGTGGTGTGAGCGGCCTACATATCCTCGATCAGCAGTTCTCCGTGAGCGTTGAGGCTGTTCATCATCCGCGACACGCGCTCGGCATCCACGTGAATCGGCTCGACGCTGTCGAACGCCAGGACGAGCGGAATGCTCGGATGAATCCATGCGGTCAGTCGGCCGTCGCGGGAATCGTCTCCCGGGATCCAGGACATCATGAAGCTCTCCTGCCGCCTGAGCTTCGTGCCGACGACGATCTTCATGTGCGCGAGCGTCACATCGTCGATGACGATCGGGTCGAGTGTGCTGTCATACCTGAGGCGTCCCATCCGGCGATGCTAGGTGAGCGCCCGCCCGGGTGAAGGGGCGTTGACAACCGGAGGATCGTCGGGTGCTGTCTCAGGCCCGCGGAAGCGCACAGGCGGCCGTGCCGCCGGGAAGACGGTGTCGGAAGCGCGCGATCAGCGAATAGCCCAGCGCAGCGACCCAGGAGAACGGGGGCGTGACGAGGAGCACGCCGGCGAAGCGCAGCTGCCGGGATCGCTGCATGCGGAGCAATCCTGCGAAGGCAGCATGTCCGCGCATCCGACGCGCGCCGACCAGCAGCCACGCGTAGCGGGTGACATCCGCGGAGCTCAGTCCGATTTCATCGAGGTCGAGCCATTGCCACGGCTGAGCCTCGGGAAACCTGCCGAGCCAGCGTTCGAGTCGCTGCACCCACGTGGTGCAGAACGCGCAATCGCCGTCATAGACGAGAAGTGGCCGGGCGTGCATGGAATCGACCCTACGCCTCACCGGAGAGCAGTCGCCCACCACATCATCCTTTCGATGACAAGCCCCTGTTCGCCCACGTCACCGGTGGCGGAGCCTGTCTGCATGAGCCACCCAGACGACATCAAGCAACCGCTCGACCATCTGCCTCCTCTCGACGAGCGAGACAAGGCCGTCGAGATCGACGAGCCGCACTATCCGACGTCCGAAGCGGGGCCGACCGGACCCGCGCACGTGTCTCCCGATACCGCCGCGGAGCCCGACAAGCCGAACCGGCACGGCGTGGACAAGCTTCCGCCGACCGCACGCTGATCGGTCATCGACGGTCGGACCCGTCGGATTCGCGGTGCCCCGATTCTGCATCGGCATGCTCGCGGATGCGGCGGGCCTCGTCGATGTCCTGCCGCTCCTTCTCTGCGGCCTTGTCGCTCTTGCGTGTGTCCCTCGGAGGAAGGCGGATCTCCCGCTCTGCGGCGATGCCCGCCTGCAGTTGGCGACCTCGCTCGAGTTCGGCGTCGAACTCCGCTCCGACGAGAAGCGCCAGGTTGGCGATCCACAGCCACAGCAGGAACACCACGATGCCCGCGAGGGAGCCGTAAGTGCGGTCGTAGTTCGAGAAGTTCGCCACATAGAAGGCGAAGCCCGCCGTGGCGACAGCCAGCACGATGATCGCGAGAAGCGCCCCGAGGCTGATCCACCGGAAGCGCGGCTGCTTCGCGTTGGGAGTGGCGTAGTAGAGGATCGCGACGGCGAGGACGACGATGAACCCC
This genomic interval carries:
- a CDS encoding thiol-disulfide oxidoreductase DCC family protein: MHARPLLVYDGDCAFCTTWVQRLERWLGRFPEAQPWQWLDLDEIGLSSADVTRYAWLLVGARRMRGHAAFAGLLRMQRSRQLRFAGVLLVTPPFSWVAALGYSLIARFRHRLPGGTAACALPRA
- a CDS encoding DUF7882 family protein yields the protein MGRLRYDSTLDPIVIDDVTLAHMKIVVGTKLRRQESFMMSWIPGDDSRDGRLTAWIHPSIPLVLAFDSVEPIHVDAERVSRMMNSLNAHGELLIEDM